From Campylobacter upsaliensis, the proteins below share one genomic window:
- a CDS encoding MFS transporter, which produces MKKAEKNTLKKNFFTLTLLSFCGSIIYGLPYFRKYYYDDYMTLYHLNNFEMGLLGSAYGLLGLFSYALGGYLADRFAAKKLLIFSLIATGCGGLLHLYFTSLNSLLVIYGIWGITSLLTFWPSLIKIVRSLANSKEQARAYGIFEGGRGVVSAIHLAIATSIFGYFQSKALAAQGIEMVIVFYSLAPIFSAILLFFLLKDEVKEESEKLKMKDLLTLLKNHALWLIVCITFCTYFFNMSFYYFTPFASNIIGTSAVFAAILTVLASYIRPVSSIVGGFVADGYGKAKVMMIGFITMGIGVAFLMLSASLSGFLQMAILTSACVVVYVAMYSNFGIYYSLLSEGKIPMHLTGIAIGIVSTFGYLPEVFAPLLAGDLLDRYPGVKGYHYYFSIMIAMAILGVIFCAMWIKKFNKKEK; this is translated from the coding sequence ATGAAAAAAGCCGAGAAAAATACCTTAAAAAAGAATTTTTTTACCTTAACTTTACTTTCTTTTTGCGGTTCTATTATTTATGGTTTGCCTTATTTTAGAAAATATTATTATGATGATTATATGACGCTTTATCACTTAAATAACTTTGAAATGGGACTTTTAGGAAGTGCGTATGGTTTACTAGGGCTTTTTTCTTATGCTTTAGGCGGATATTTAGCAGATCGTTTTGCGGCTAAGAAATTATTAATTTTTTCCTTGATTGCCACAGGCTGTGGAGGACTGCTTCATTTATATTTTACTTCTTTAAATTCTTTGCTTGTGATTTATGGAATTTGGGGGATTACTTCCTTACTGACTTTTTGGCCCTCTTTAATCAAAATCGTCCGCTCTCTAGCAAATTCTAAGGAGCAAGCTAGAGCTTATGGGATATTTGAGGGAGGAAGGGGCGTTGTGAGTGCTATACATCTAGCAATTGCGACAAGCATATTTGGCTATTTTCAATCTAAAGCTTTGGCGGCTCAAGGCATAGAAATGGTTATTGTGTTTTATTCTCTAGCACCTATTTTCAGTGCGATTTTATTATTTTTTTTATTAAAAGATGAGGTTAAAGAAGAAAGTGAAAAATTAAAAATGAAAGATTTGTTGACTTTATTGAAAAATCACGCACTTTGGCTCATCGTTTGTATCACTTTTTGTACTTATTTTTTTAATATGAGTTTTTATTATTTCACACCTTTTGCAAGTAATATCATTGGCACTTCTGCTGTATTTGCGGCAATCTTAACGGTTTTAGCCTCCTATATCCGCCCAGTTTCATCGATAGTAGGAGGCTTTGTAGCAGATGGTTATGGAAAAGCTAAGGTAATGATGATAGGTTTCATCACTATGGGCATAGGAGTAGCATTTTTAATGCTAAGTGCGTCTTTAAGTGGATTTTTACAAATGGCGATTTTAACAAGTGCTTGTGTCGTTGTTTATGTGGCAATGTATTCAAATTTTGGTATTTATTATTCTTTACTTAGCGAAGGAAAAATTCCTATGCACTTAACGGGAATAGCCATAGGTATCGTTTCTACTTTTGGATATTTGCCTGAAGTGTTTGCTCCACTTTTAGCAGGAGATTTACTCGACCGATATCCAGGGGTTAAGGGCTATCATTATTATTTTAGCATTATGATTGCGATGGCGATTTTAGGCGTAATCTTTTGTGCGATGTGGATTAAGAAATTCAATAAAAAGGAGAAATGA
- a CDS encoding CocE/NonD family hydrolase, which translates to MKKIIKDFKFQVKTIENEWISLSDGIRLSARIWLPQGDEKFPAILEYIPYRKNDGTRTRDEPMHGYFAGNGYAVVRVDMRGSGESDGLLKDEYLKQEQDDALEVIEWIAKQEWCNGKVGMMGKSWGGFNSLQVAARRPKHLKAIIVVGFTDDRFNEDIHYKGGCLLNDNFWWGNIMLAYQARFVDPKIDPNGREKWLNRLENMPLWPTLWMEHPLKDDYWKHGSVSEDYAAIEVPVFALDGWADSYTNPVFTLMQGLKVPRKAIIGPWAHVYPHDGFPNPAINFLGEALKWWDKWLKDVENDTLDCPMIQAYIEKSLKPSAKVSEVKGRFVGLENYPSKDINNTNYFLNPYRLSSSKSKEFIKINTPQNHGLLAGEWMGAGVLGESPADQRLDDGLAVIFESEILENDVDVLGYPLLKIRLSSDKEKAMLFAQLSEVREDGFVQRVSYGVLNLALNQEKSEFKPLTKNEFVERELRLDCCGHRFTKGSKLRLSLATTFWPMFWPMPENATLNLDLSACEFALPIFSGKDSNKVDFDAQSAALTSLTILKEGKVDRSVSYDILSDTFTYITDGVGGVFGEGVYRFDEIDVLVEHNLKRELTLQNEDPLSAKYTITQKMKIGRENCMMDADIILTQTSDKEYFYIKGAMQVKENDKLVFNKNYNHKTPRKSL; encoded by the coding sequence ATGAAAAAAATTATAAAAGACTTTAAATTTCAAGTCAAAACTATAGAAAATGAGTGGATTAGCTTAAGCGATGGAATTAGGCTTTCAGCACGCATTTGGCTTCCGCAAGGCGATGAGAAATTCCCAGCCATTTTAGAATATATCCCTTATAGAAAAAATGACGGAACAAGAACGAGAGATGAACCTATGCACGGCTATTTTGCGGGAAATGGCTATGCTGTTGTAAGAGTTGATATGAGAGGAAGTGGGGAGTCTGATGGACTTTTAAAAGATGAATATTTAAAACAAGAGCAAGATGACGCACTAGAAGTTATAGAGTGGATTGCGAAGCAAGAGTGGTGTAATGGAAAGGTCGGTATGATGGGTAAGTCGTGGGGAGGGTTTAATTCCCTACAAGTCGCAGCTAGAAGACCAAAACATTTAAAAGCCATTATAGTTGTGGGCTTTACTGATGATAGATTTAATGAAGATATTCATTATAAGGGCGGTTGTTTGCTTAATGATAATTTTTGGTGGGGAAACATTATGTTAGCCTATCAAGCACGCTTTGTCGATCCAAAAATCGATCCAAATGGCAGAGAAAAATGGCTCAATAGACTTGAAAATATGCCTTTATGGCCTACTTTATGGATGGAACATCCCTTAAAGGACGACTATTGGAAGCACGGCTCTGTCAGTGAGGACTATGCAGCGATAGAAGTGCCAGTTTTTGCACTAGATGGTTGGGCGGACTCTTACACAAATCCTGTTTTTACACTTATGCAAGGCTTAAAAGTGCCAAGAAAGGCTATTATCGGTCCTTGGGCGCATGTGTATCCGCACGATGGCTTTCCAAATCCTGCGATAAATTTTTTAGGAGAGGCTTTAAAATGGTGGGATAAATGGCTAAAAGATGTAGAAAATGATACTCTTGACTGCCCTATGATTCAAGCTTATATTGAAAAATCCTTAAAACCAAGTGCAAAAGTTAGCGAAGTGAAAGGGCGTTTTGTGGGACTTGAAAATTATCCAAGCAAGGATATTAATAACACAAATTATTTTTTAAATCCTTATCGCTTAAGCTCTAGTAAAAGTAAAGAATTTATCAAAATTAACACTCCACAAAATCACGGACTTTTAGCAGGCGAATGGATGGGAGCTGGAGTTCTAGGAGAAAGTCCAGCAGATCAGAGGCTTGATGATGGGTTAGCTGTCATTTTTGAAAGTGAAATCTTAGAAAATGATGTCGATGTTTTGGGCTATCCTTTATTAAAGATAAGACTAAGTAGCGACAAAGAAAAAGCTATGCTTTTTGCCCAACTTAGTGAAGTAAGAGAAGACGGCTTCGTGCAAAGGGTGAGTTATGGAGTACTAAATCTAGCTCTCAATCAGGAAAAAAGCGAATTCAAACCTTTAACAAAAAATGAATTTGTGGAAAGGGAATTAAGACTTGATTGCTGTGGACATCGCTTTACTAAAGGCTCTAAATTAAGACTCTCCCTAGCAACGACTTTTTGGCCTATGTTTTGGCCTATGCCAGAAAATGCGACCTTAAATTTGGATTTAAGTGCGTGTGAATTTGCTCTTCCTATTTTTAGCGGAAAAGATAGCAACAAGGTCGATTTTGATGCACAAAGTGCCGCCTTAACTTCCCTTACTATCCTTAAGGAAGGCAAGGTCGATAGGAGTGTAAGCTATGATATTTTAAGCGATACTTTTACCTACATAACAGACGGAGTTGGAGGAGTCTTTGGCGAGGGGGTTTATCGCTTTGACGAAATTGATGTTTTGGTCGAACACAACCTTAAAAGAGAATTAACCCTCCAAAACGAAGACCCACTCAGTGCAAAATATACCATTACGCAAAAAATGAAAATCGGTAGAGAAAATTGTATGATGGATGCCGATATTATCTTAACGCAAACAAGCGATAAAGAGTATTTTTACATCAAAGGAGCAATGCAAGTTAAAGAAAATGATAAGCTTGTCTTTAACAAAAACTACAACCACAAAACTCCAAGAAAAAGTCTCTAA
- the topA gene encoding type I DNA topoisomerase — MKKDLIIVESPAKARTISNFLGNKYEVIASKGHIRDLPKTSFGIKIEEDHFVPEYRISKDHSALVKELKEKAAKAGQVYLATDEDREGEAIAYHIAKAIGKDENSLPRIVFHEITQNAIEHALKNPRKLDINSVNAQQTRRLLDRIVGYKLSPLLGQKIQRGLSAGRVQSAALKIIVDREKEIRAFVPLEYFSIDMIFSKDLEAELVEFDAKKLEKLSLTNKDRAKLILEECQKAQFIVEKIESKERKIAPPPPFMTSTLQQSASNRLGFTPKKTMMIAQKLYEGVKTHQGTMGVITYMRTDSLNLAKEAVKGAREFIKEHFGKEYLPSKENIYTTKSKGAQEAHEAIRPTNLSFTPELAAKYLEKDELRLYTLIYNRFLACQMNPALSQSEGVFVRGGRALFKISGRRVLFEGFYKVYGDMDKDKILPEFKKAEVLKTQKLSMSNHFTEPPSRYSEAGLVKKLESLGIGRPSTYAPTISILSARDYVVIEKKQLVPNEIAFSVTELLEKNFSDIVDSHFTSNLENTLDEIAENKADWQETLREFYYPFMRKIEEGKSTIKSQKTFTKLDEKCPQCGSELAVRKGRYGEFIACLAFPKCRYSRNLKEDNTEKKETKKANGIGVKCPKCENGEVVERFSRRGKFYGCNHYPKCDFVSNYKPSKEKCEKCGEMMVIKELKKGTFLECVKCKVKRELQ, encoded by the coding sequence ATGAAAAAAGATTTAATCATCGTGGAGTCTCCCGCAAAGGCAAGAACTATAAGCAATTTTTTAGGTAATAAATATGAAGTCATAGCCTCAAAAGGACACATTAGAGACTTGCCAAAGACAAGCTTTGGGATAAAGATAGAAGAAGATCATTTCGTGCCAGAGTATAGAATTTCAAAAGATCATAGTGCCTTAGTTAAGGAGTTAAAAGAAAAAGCGGCTAAGGCGGGGCAAGTTTATCTAGCAACCGATGAGGATAGAGAGGGCGAGGCTATAGCCTATCACATCGCTAAAGCCATAGGTAAAGATGAAAACTCCCTGCCTCGCATAGTCTTTCACGAAATCACTCAAAACGCCATAGAACACGCACTTAAAAACCCTAGAAAGCTCGATATAAATTCCGTCAATGCCCAGCAAACTAGGCGTTTGCTTGATAGAATAGTCGGCTACAAACTAAGCCCCCTTTTAGGACAAAAAATTCAAAGAGGCTTAAGTGCAGGTAGGGTGCAAAGTGCCGCACTTAAAATCATAGTCGATAGAGAAAAAGAAATCCGTGCCTTTGTGCCGCTTGAGTATTTTAGTATCGATATGATTTTTAGTAAAGATTTGGAAGCGGAATTAGTCGAATTTGACGCAAAAAAGCTTGAAAAACTAAGCCTTACAAACAAAGACCGCGCCAAACTCATCTTAGAAGAGTGTCAAAAAGCACAATTTATCGTAGAAAAGATAGAAAGCAAAGAGCGTAAAATCGCCCCGCCGCCGCCTTTTATGACCTCGACACTGCAACAAAGTGCGAGTAATCGCCTTGGTTTCACGCCTAAAAAAACGATGATGATAGCGCAAAAGCTTTATGAGGGCGTGAAAACACATCAAGGCACGATGGGTGTTATCACTTATATGAGAACGGATAGTTTAAACTTAGCTAAAGAAGCTGTGAAAGGGGCGAGGGAATTCATCAAAGAGCATTTTGGTAAGGAGTATTTACCAAGTAAAGAAAACATTTATACGACTAAAAGCAAGGGCGCACAAGAAGCTCACGAGGCTATCCGTCCTACGAATTTAAGCTTTACGCCTGAACTTGCCGCAAAATACCTTGAAAAAGATGAATTAAGGCTTTATACTCTCATTTACAACCGCTTTTTAGCCTGTCAAATGAACCCTGCCCTTTCGCAAAGTGAGGGCGTTTTTGTAAGGGGGGGGAGAGCTTTATTTAAAATCAGTGGGAGGAGAGTATTATTTGAGGGATTTTATAAGGTGTATGGGGATATGGATAAGGACAAGATTTTACCCGAATTTAAAAAAGCAGAGGTGCTAAAAACGCAAAAGCTTTCAATGTCAAATCACTTCACCGAGCCTCCTTCAAGGTATTCTGAAGCAGGACTTGTCAAAAAGCTTGAAAGCCTAGGCATAGGACGCCCCTCAACCTATGCGCCGACAATTTCGATTTTAAGTGCGAGGGATTATGTAGTCATAGAGAAAAAACAGCTCGTGCCAAATGAAATCGCCTTTAGCGTTACCGAGCTTTTAGAAAAAAATTTCAGCGACATAGTCGATAGTCATTTTACTTCAAATTTAGAAAATACCCTTGATGAAATCGCAGAAAATAAAGCCGACTGGCAGGAGACTTTGCGGGAGTTTTACTATCCTTTTATGCGAAAAATCGAAGAGGGTAAAAGCACAATCAAAAGTCAAAAAACCTTCACTAAACTTGATGAAAAATGTCCGCAATGTGGGAGTGAATTAGCCGTGCGTAAGGGCAGATATGGGGAATTTATCGCTTGTCTTGCCTTTCCAAAATGCCGCTATTCAAGGAATTTAAAGGAAGATAACACAGAGAAAAAGGAAACAAAAAAAGCAAATGGCATAGGGGTCAAATGCCCTAAATGTGAAAATGGCGAAGTGGTGGAACGCTTTTCAAGGAGGGGGAAATTTTATGGGTGTAATCATTACCCAAAATGTGATTTTGTCTCAAATTACAAACCAAGCAAGGAAAAATGCGAGAAATGTGGCGAAATGATGGTCATTAAAGAGCTTAAAAAAGGCACTTTTTTAGAGTGCGTGAAGTGTAAGGTTAAGAGGGAATTGCAATGA
- a CDS encoding restriction endonuclease subunit M → MPDEYKHDLNFLLGNKYTLEKENYRSHNEFFTKKESAKYCYKKLMDFLNQHNIDVGEYVFIEPSCGDLSFYDLMPKNSRIGIDLTYKNKEILCENFLNFTPKKEGKYLILGNPPFGLRGNLALRFINHAYHFADFIAFILPPLFDSDGKGSPKKRVRGYTLAYSEKLPLNSFIYPNGKEVEVATLFQIWVKNTLLEQNILKFKAKKAKTCKNFIKIYSLSDGGTPSSTRNKAMLYKCDLYLPSTCFHSKNKPQMKSYENFESLPHRRGYGVVILSTNSSLNLRSSLIEKALIEQGIYDESETNGSL, encoded by the coding sequence GTGCCTGATGAATATAAGCACGATTTAAATTTCTTACTAGGAAATAAATATACTCTTGAAAAAGAAAATTACAGAAGCCATAACGAATTTTTTACCAAAAAAGAAAGTGCAAAATACTGCTACAAAAAGCTTATGGACTTTTTAAATCAACATAACATTGATGTGGGGGAATATGTGTTTATAGAGCCTAGTTGTGGAGATTTAAGCTTTTATGATTTGATGCCTAAAAATTCAAGGATAGGGATAGATTTAACCTATAAAAATAAAGAAATTCTATGTGAAAATTTTTTAAATTTTACCCCTAAAAAAGAGGGGAAATACCTCATCTTAGGCAATCCGCCCTTTGGATTAAGAGGGAATTTAGCCTTGCGTTTTATTAATCACGCTTATCATTTTGCCGATTTTATAGCCTTTATATTGCCCCCGCTTTTTGATAGTGATGGCAAAGGAAGCCCTAAAAAAAGAGTGCGTGGCTACACCCTAGCATATAGCGAAAAACTACCTTTAAATAGCTTTATTTACCCTAATGGCAAAGAGGTGGAAGTGGCGACCCTTTTTCAAATTTGGGTTAAAAATACGCTTTTGGAACAAAATATTTTAAAATTCAAAGCCAAAAAAGCAAAAACTTGCAAAAATTTCATCAAAATTTACTCCCTAAGTGACGGAGGCACACCAAGTAGCACGAGAAATAAAGCTATGCTTTACAAATGCGATCTTTATCTACCAAGCACCTGTTTTCACTCCAAAAATAAACCCCAAATGAAAAGCTATGAAAATTTTGAAAGTCTGCCTCACAGAAGAGGCTATGGGGTCGTGATACTAAGCACAAATTCAAGCCTTAATCTTCGCAGCTCTTTAATCGAAAAAGCCTTGATAGAGCAAGGAATTTATGATGAAAGCGAGACAAATGGATCTTTATAA
- the gltB gene encoding glutamate synthase large subunit has product MHLNPLENNQNLGLYDPKNEHDACGIAAVANIRGIASYKVICDALEILMNLEHRGGAGAEENSGDGAGILIQIPHDFFKTQDLGFELPKKGDYAVAQMFLSPNLDAKEEAKKLFLEGLKEKNLEFLGFRAVPFNPSDLGESALKAMPYFLQAFVKRPAKVAAGLEFERLLYTARRLIEKRAFNVPKFYFSSFSSRTIVYKGMLLSTQLSDFYLDFKDVNMKSAIALVHSRFSTNTFPSWERAHPNRYMVHNGEINTINGNVHSIKAREGLMQSDYFENLEELFPIIAKPSSDSAMFDNTLEFLALNGRSLEEAFMMMVPEPWHRNENMPSAKRAFYEYHSVLMEPWDGPAAIVFTDGVIMGASLDRNGFRPSRYYLTKDDFLILSSETGALKIDEKNIKAKKRLEPGKLLLVDTARGRVIADNEIKEQYANAKPYKKWLENLIRLENQEDQNYKHHFLKQDEILSLQKAFGWSYDELKLSVLAMANSGKEALAAMGVDTPLAVLSKQYQPLFNYFKQLFAQVTNPPLDALREEIVTSTRIYLGREGNLLKPNESNANRVKIQLPIISNEELFKIKNLKNFKVKEFSILYDHKKKSLESALEELFERVEAEIKKGVCVVILSDRGVSEKMAYIPSLLAVSGLHNYLVRKSLRTHTSIVLESAEPREIHHFACLLGYGATVINPYLVYESIKDLIDKKELKLDYQKAVGNFIKASSAGIVKIASKMGVSTLQSYNGSALFECLGINSKIVEKYFSSTTSRIEGIDLEDIEKETLKIHNGAFKDKSKALDSLGIHGFRSEKEEHLIDPLAIFHLQQACKNKDYESFKKYSRIINNKQIHLRSLMEFDFSEAIDIDEVESIESIVKRFRTGAMSYGSISKEAHECLAKAMNQIGAKSNSGEGGEDESRYEKENLMKNSAIKQVASGRFGVNLNYLNHAKELQIKVAQGAKPGEGGQLMGFKVYPWIAKARHSTPGVTLISPPPHHDIYSIEDLAQLIYDLKNANQNAKISVKLVSENGIGTVAAGVAKAGANLILVSGYDGGTGASPRTSIPHAGIPWELGLAETHQTLILNGLRERVRLETDGKLMSGRDLAIAALLGAEEFGFATAPLIVMGCTMMRVCHLNTCPFGIATQDVKLRERFKGKVDEVITFMHFIAQELREYMARLGFKNVDEMIGRVDKLRQKETSTKANKLNLDKILKALPTYNKTAVHFKEHKDNKLEKTIDYRILLPLCKKAVAHKKPIKLSLEVGNQSRTFATMLSSELLKSYGKNALKDEQIQITAIGNAGNSFGAFLLKGIKLEIIGDSNDYLGKGLSGGKIIAKTSSEASFSPEENIIAGNACLYGATEGEVYLDGIAGERFCVRNSGAKAVVLGTGVHGCEYMTGGQVVVLGDVGANFAAGMSGGVVYILGRHNEANVNKELIDIKELNAKDEKELKTMIQRHINYTNSKKARGILDQFDKKDFFKIMPRDYEKMLKHLESFKGDKDQELKAFERVMQEMRG; this is encoded by the coding sequence ATGCACTTAAATCCCCTAGAAAATAACCAAAATTTGGGACTTTACGACCCTAAAAATGAACACGATGCCTGTGGGATCGCTGCTGTGGCAAATATACGCGGGATCGCCTCTTATAAGGTCATTTGCGATGCTTTGGAAATTTTGATGAATTTAGAGCATAGAGGAGGGGCTGGAGCTGAAGAAAATTCAGGCGATGGTGCTGGCATACTTATACAAATTCCGCACGATTTTTTCAAAACGCAAGATTTAGGCTTTGAATTACCAAAAAAGGGCGATTATGCTGTGGCTCAAATGTTTTTATCTCCAAATTTAGACGCTAAAGAGGAGGCTAAAAAACTTTTCTTAGAGGGACTTAAGGAGAAAAATTTGGAATTTCTAGGCTTTAGGGCGGTGCCTTTTAATCCTAGCGATTTAGGAGAAAGTGCGCTTAAGGCTATGCCTTATTTTTTACAAGCCTTTGTGAAAAGACCTGCGAAAGTGGCGGCTGGGCTTGAATTTGAGCGTTTGCTCTATACGGCAAGGCGTTTGATTGAAAAAAGGGCTTTTAATGTGCCGAAATTCTATTTTTCAAGCTTTTCTTCACGCACCATAGTTTATAAGGGAATGCTACTTTCAACACAACTAAGTGATTTTTACCTAGACTTTAAAGATGTCAATATGAAATCCGCCATCGCTTTAGTGCATTCGCGTTTTTCGACTAATACCTTCCCAAGCTGGGAGAGAGCGCACCCAAATAGATATATGGTGCATAATGGCGAGATTAATACCATTAACGGCAATGTGCATAGTATCAAGGCTAGAGAAGGCTTAATGCAAAGTGATTATTTTGAAAATTTAGAGGAGCTTTTTCCCATTATAGCAAAGCCTAGTAGCGACTCGGCAATGTTTGATAATACCTTAGAATTCCTTGCCTTAAACGGACGCTCTTTAGAAGAAGCTTTTATGATGATGGTGCCTGAGCCTTGGCATAGAAACGAAAATATGCCTAGTGCAAAAAGGGCATTTTATGAGTATCACTCTGTTTTAATGGAGCCTTGGGACGGACCTGCGGCTATTGTTTTCACAGACGGGGTGATTATGGGGGCGAGTTTGGATAGAAATGGCTTTCGTCCGTCAAGATATTATCTTACAAAAGATGATTTTTTAATCCTCTCTAGTGAGACAGGTGCGCTTAAAATCGATGAGAAAAACATCAAGGCTAAGAAGCGTTTGGAGCCGGGCAAACTTCTGCTTGTAGATACAGCAAGAGGCAGAGTCATCGCTGATAATGAGATTAAAGAACAATACGCTAACGCCAAGCCCTATAAAAAATGGCTTGAGAATTTAATCCGCCTTGAAAATCAAGAAGATCAAAACTACAAGCATCATTTTTTAAAACAAGATGAAATTTTAAGTTTGCAAAAGGCTTTTGGCTGGAGTTATGATGAGCTAAAATTAAGCGTCTTAGCTATGGCAAATTCGGGTAAAGAAGCCTTAGCAGCTATGGGCGTGGATACGCCTTTAGCGGTGCTCTCAAAGCAGTATCAGCCTTTATTTAATTATTTTAAACAACTTTTTGCACAAGTAACTAACCCTCCCCTTGATGCCTTGCGTGAGGAGATTGTTACTTCAACAAGAATTTATCTAGGTCGCGAGGGTAATCTTTTAAAGCCTAATGAAAGCAATGCCAACAGGGTTAAAATTCAACTTCCTATTATTAGCAATGAAGAGCTTTTTAAGATTAAAAATCTAAAAAATTTCAAGGTTAAGGAATTTTCTATCCTTTACGATCATAAGAAAAAAAGCCTTGAAAGTGCTTTAGAAGAGCTTTTTGAAAGGGTGGAAGCTGAGATTAAAAAGGGTGTTTGTGTCGTGATTTTAAGCGATAGAGGCGTGAGTGAAAAAATGGCTTATATCCCGTCCTTACTTGCCGTTTCTGGACTGCATAATTACTTAGTAAGAAAGAGTTTAAGAACGCATACGAGTATAGTGCTAGAAAGTGCAGAGCCTAGAGAAATTCATCATTTTGCCTGTCTTTTAGGATATGGTGCGACAGTGATAAATCCTTACTTGGTATATGAGAGCATTAAGGATTTAATCGACAAGAAAGAATTGAAGCTTGATTATCAAAAAGCTGTGGGTAATTTCATCAAAGCAAGTTCGGCTGGTATAGTGAAAATCGCCTCCAAAATGGGCGTTTCCACTCTACAAAGCTACAACGGCTCGGCACTTTTTGAGTGTCTTGGTATCAATTCTAAAATTGTGGAAAAATACTTTAGCTCCACAACTTCACGCATTGAGGGCATTGATTTAGAAGATATAGAAAAAGAAACGCTAAAAATTCACAATGGGGCTTTTAAGGATAAAAGCAAGGCTTTAGACTCGCTTGGAATTCACGGCTTTAGAAGTGAAAAAGAGGAGCATTTGATCGATCCTTTAGCCATTTTTCATCTTCAACAAGCCTGTAAAAATAAGGACTATGAAAGCTTTAAAAAATATTCACGCATTATCAACAATAAACAAATTCACTTAAGATCCTTAATGGAATTTGACTTTAGCGAGGCAATTGACATCGATGAGGTAGAAAGCATAGAAAGCATAGTAAAACGCTTTCGCACAGGGGCTATGAGCTATGGCTCTATCTCAAAAGAGGCGCACGAATGCTTGGCTAAGGCGATGAATCAAATCGGTGCAAAGTCAAATTCAGGCGAGGGTGGCGAAGATGAAAGCCGCTACGAAAAAGAAAATTTGATGAAAAATTCCGCCATCAAACAAGTGGCAAGTGGGCGTTTTGGCGTGAATTTAAATTATCTTAACCACGCAAAAGAATTGCAAATCAAAGTCGCACAAGGTGCGAAGCCGGGCGAGGGTGGGCAACTTATGGGCTTTAAGGTTTATCCTTGGATTGCTAAGGCTAGACACTCAACCCCGGGCGTAACCCTCATCTCTCCACCACCTCATCACGACATTTACTCCATAGAGGACTTGGCACAGCTTATTTATGATTTAAAAAACGCTAATCAAAATGCAAAAATTTCCGTTAAGCTTGTCAGTGAAAATGGCATAGGCACGGTAGCAGCTGGAGTGGCTAAGGCTGGAGCGAATTTAATCCTTGTTTCAGGCTATGACGGAGGCACGGGAGCAAGCCCAAGGACTTCCATCCCACACGCTGGAATTCCGTGGGAGCTAGGACTTGCCGAAACGCACCAAACTTTGATTTTAAATGGCTTAAGAGAAAGGGTAAGGCTAGAAACGGACGGAAAATTAATGAGCGGACGCGATTTAGCCATAGCCGCTCTTTTGGGAGCGGAGGAATTTGGCTTTGCAACTGCTCCCTTAATCGTAATGGGCTGCACGATGATGAGAGTTTGTCATCTTAATACCTGTCCTTTTGGGATAGCAACGCAAGATGTAAAGCTTAGGGAACGCTTTAAGGGTAAGGTCGATGAGGTAATTACTTTTATGCATTTCATCGCACAAGAATTAAGAGAATATATGGCAAGACTAGGCTTTAAAAATGTCGATGAAATGATAGGTCGTGTGGATAAACTCCGTCAAAAAGAAACAAGCACAAAGGCGAACAAGCTTAATTTAGATAAAATCTTAAAAGCCCTCCCAACCTATAATAAAACCGCCGTGCATTTTAAAGAACATAAGGATAATAAGCTTGAAAAAACGATAGATTATAGAATTTTACTGCCCCTTTGTAAAAAGGCAGTAGCACATAAAAAGCCTATAAAACTTAGCCTTGAAGTAGGCAATCAAAGCCGAACTTTTGCCACTATGCTCTCAAGTGAGCTTTTAAAAAGCTATGGAAAAAACGCTTTGAAAGACGAGCAAATTCAAATCACAGCCATAGGTAATGCTGGAAACAGCTTTGGGGCATTTTTGTTAAAAGGCATTAAATTAGAAATCATAGGCGATAGTAATGATTATTTAGGTAAGGGTTTAAGCGGAGGAAAAATCATCGCTAAAACCTCAAGTGAGGCTAGTTTTAGCCCTGAAGAAAATATCATCGCGGGAAATGCTTGCCTTTATGGAGCAACCGAAGGGGAGGTGTATTTAGATGGGATAGCTGGAGAGAGATTTTGCGTAAGAAATTCGGGTGCTAAAGCCGTAGTTTTAGGCACAGGAGTGCATGGCTGTGAATATATGACAGGAGGGCAGGTCGTGGTGCTTGGCGATGTAGGAGCAAATTTCGCCGCTGGAATGAGTGGGGGCGTGGTGTATATCTTAGGCAGACACAATGAAGCAAATGTGAATAAAGAGCTAATCGATATCAAAGAGCTTAATGCAAAAGATGAAAAAGAGCTTAAAACGATGATACAAAGGCACATTAATTACACAAATTCTAAAAAGGCTAGAGGAATTTTAGATCAATTTGATAAAAAAGATTTTTTTAAAATTATGCCAAGAGATTATGAGAAAATGCTCAAGCATTTAGAAAGCTTTAAGGGCGATAAAGATCAGGAATTAAAGGCTTTTGAGAGGGTTATGCAGGAGATGAGGGGCTAA